One genomic region from Vibrio sp. SCSIO 43137 encodes:
- a CDS encoding alpha-glucosidase, whose amino-acid sequence MDISYNEKSLVIKHKEKTVFTHSVEQPALFLGVGEANYDMYRGNFNITDYVTERLPMRHFRVEENGQSTVITFLFDGEAAIQMTVSETAESRLKAEFAALDKKYNRFWLRITATEEEKVYGCGEQLTYFNLRGKNFPLWSSEPGVGRNKNSYVTWLADTKDKAGGDYYNTNYPQPTFVSDKKYFCHLETTAYADFDFTNTEFHELQCWNIPEYLILDSENSFPELVENITGLFGRQPELPDWVTNGVILGIQGGTEITLDKIKAAKEAGVEVAGAWCQDWQGIKMTSFGKRLQWDWQWNKDLYPELDKKIHQLKEEGVRFLGYINPYVLEDFPLYEEAQSKGYLATKQDGSKYVVDFGEFYCGVVDFTNPEACEWYKGVIKSNMIDFGLDGWMGDFGEYLPTDCSLSNGVSAEIEHNKWPYRWAKVQHEAIEEAGKTDDILFFMRAGGTGIQGYCHTLWGGDQLVDWCIDDGLASVIPAALSSGLMGNGIHHSDIGGYTTLHGCKRSKELFQRWAEMAAFTPIMRSHEGNRPGDNHQFDTDGETLAHLARMTKIFKHLKPYIKAASKENSEKGMPIQRPLFMHYEQDSESYEIKFQYLFGRDLLVAPVYNQGETVKRVYLPEDEWVHVWSGATFTGGWIEVDAPIGQPAVFYRKNSEQAEFLAEIAKI is encoded by the coding sequence ATGGACATATCCTACAACGAAAAATCTTTAGTCATTAAACATAAAGAAAAAACCGTATTTACTCATTCTGTAGAGCAACCAGCCCTATTCTTAGGTGTTGGTGAAGCAAACTACGATATGTATCGTGGTAATTTCAACATTACCGATTACGTGACTGAACGTTTACCTATGCGTCATTTCCGCGTAGAAGAAAACGGCCAAAGCACTGTGATTACCTTCCTGTTTGACGGTGAAGCGGCTATTCAGATGACCGTATCTGAAACGGCAGAATCACGCCTTAAAGCAGAATTCGCGGCACTGGACAAAAAGTACAACCGCTTCTGGTTAAGAATTACCGCAACGGAAGAAGAGAAAGTGTACGGTTGTGGTGAGCAGTTAACTTACTTCAACCTGCGTGGTAAAAACTTCCCGCTATGGTCTTCTGAGCCGGGTGTAGGGCGTAACAAAAACTCTTATGTTACCTGGCTGGCAGATACTAAAGACAAAGCCGGCGGCGATTACTACAACACCAACTATCCTCAGCCGACGTTTGTTTCTGATAAGAAATACTTCTGCCATCTTGAAACAACGGCTTATGCAGATTTCGATTTCACTAATACAGAGTTCCATGAGCTGCAGTGCTGGAACATCCCTGAGTATCTGATCCTTGATTCAGAAAACTCATTCCCTGAGCTGGTAGAGAACATTACCGGCTTGTTCGGACGTCAGCCTGAGCTGCCAGACTGGGTAACTAACGGCGTTATCCTTGGTATTCAGGGCGGTACAGAAATTACTCTTGATAAGATCAAAGCCGCTAAAGAAGCAGGTGTAGAAGTAGCTGGTGCATGGTGTCAGGACTGGCAGGGCATCAAGATGACTTCATTTGGTAAGCGCCTTCAGTGGGACTGGCAATGGAACAAAGATCTATACCCAGAGCTGGACAAGAAGATCCACCAGCTTAAAGAAGAAGGCGTACGCTTCCTTGGTTACATCAACCCATATGTTCTGGAAGACTTCCCTCTATACGAAGAAGCACAAAGCAAAGGTTATCTGGCCACCAAACAAGACGGCTCAAAATACGTTGTCGACTTTGGTGAGTTTTACTGCGGTGTTGTGGACTTTACTAACCCTGAAGCGTGCGAATGGTATAAGGGCGTAATTAAGTCCAATATGATCGACTTCGGACTTGACGGCTGGATGGGTGACTTTGGCGAATACCTGCCGACAGACTGCTCACTAAGCAATGGCGTGAGCGCAGAAATCGAGCACAACAAATGGCCATACCGCTGGGCTAAAGTTCAGCACGAAGCTATCGAAGAAGCGGGTAAAACCGATGATATCCTGTTCTTTATGCGCGCAGGCGGCACAGGCATTCAGGGCTACTGCCACACCCTTTGGGGCGGTGACCAGCTGGTAGACTGGTGTATCGATGACGGCTTAGCATCCGTTATTCCGGCAGCTCTGTCATCCGGCCTGATGGGTAACGGTATCCACCACAGTGATATTGGTGGTTACACAACCCTGCACGGCTGTAAGCGTTCTAAAGAGCTGTTCCAGCGCTGGGCAGAAATGGCGGCATTTACCCCAATTATGCGTAGCCACGAAGGTAACCGTCCGGGTGACAACCACCAGTTCGACACCGATGGCGAAACACTGGCTCATCTGGCTCGTATGACTAAGATCTTCAAGCATCTGAAGCCGTACATCAAAGCAGCTTCTAAAGAGAACTCTGAAAAAGGTATGCCAATTCAGCGTCCGCTGTTTATGCACTACGAGCAGGACAGTGAGTCTTACGAGATTAAGTTCCAGTATCTGTTTGGCCGCGACTTGCTGGTTGCACCTGTATACAACCAAGGCGAAACCGTTAAGCGCGTTTACCTGCCGGAAGATGAATGGGTTCACGTATGGAGCGGCGCAACCTTTACCGGTGGCTGGATTGAAGTAGACGCACCAATCGGCCAGCCAGCCGTGTTCTACCGTAAGAACTCTGAACAAGCTGAGTTCCTGGCAGAGATCGCTAAGATCTAA
- a CDS encoding TRAP transporter substrate-binding protein: MKKTLLGLATTAILASGAANAADFKLTVPHVSNLDSYNHQSLLVFKNYVESRSNGAIEVDIYPSGQLCSNAKECLAGIQAGMFDYFQTTIAELANYWQPIGSFDLPYMLPNDRVAECVYDNEEFLGDVRQNVLKKAPNSRLMMVSNSGGWRNIATTKKQVKSPADVQGLKLRTVPAKIQQELVKELGGSPTPIAWPEVYTALSTGVVDGTKNGIVDIVQNRFQESLDYMVLDGHAYMGGAWVFNDKKFKSMPDDLKRVLIDGISAQNQYLRSYPKHREYTAYEEFKKAGGNIYNPTDAEKAEFQKSAGPVRDYFLANSGAEGKQWLERFQKEIKTCEAKIDSDYKVQFN; encoded by the coding sequence ATGAAGAAAACACTACTTGGATTAGCAACAACAGCAATTTTAGCATCCGGCGCGGCTAACGCGGCCGACTTTAAACTGACCGTACCACACGTATCTAACCTTGATAGCTACAACCACCAGTCACTGTTGGTGTTCAAGAACTACGTTGAGTCACGTTCTAACGGTGCTATTGAAGTTGATATCTATCCATCTGGTCAGCTATGTAGCAACGCAAAAGAGTGTCTAGCCGGTATTCAGGCAGGTATGTTCGATTACTTCCAGACAACGATTGCTGAACTGGCAAACTACTGGCAGCCAATCGGTTCATTTGACCTGCCATACATGCTGCCAAATGACCGTGTAGCAGAGTGTGTATACGATAACGAAGAGTTCCTTGGTGACGTGCGTCAAAACGTTCTGAAAAAAGCCCCTAACTCACGTCTGATGATGGTATCTAACTCTGGTGGCTGGCGTAACATCGCGACCACGAAGAAGCAGGTTAAATCTCCGGCTGACGTTCAGGGTCTGAAACTGCGTACTGTTCCTGCAAAAATTCAGCAGGAGCTGGTTAAAGAGCTAGGTGGTTCTCCGACTCCTATCGCATGGCCTGAAGTATACACAGCACTGTCTACTGGTGTTGTTGATGGTACTAAGAACGGTATCGTAGATATCGTACAGAACCGTTTCCAGGAAAGCCTGGACTACATGGTTCTTGACGGACACGCCTACATGGGTGGCGCATGGGTATTCAACGATAAGAAATTCAAGTCTATGCCTGATGACCTGAAACGCGTACTTATCGACGGTATCAGTGCTCAGAACCAGTACCTGCGTTCTTATCCTAAGCACCGTGAATACACAGCTTACGAAGAGTTCAAGAAAGCGGGCGGTAACATCTATAACCCAACTGATGCAGAAAAAGCAGAATTCCAGAAATCAGCAGGACCTGTACGTGACTACTTCCTTGCTAACTCTGGTGCAGAAGGTAAGCAGTGGTTAGAGCGCTTCCAGAAAGAGATCAAGACTTGTGAAGCGAAAATCGATTCTGACTACAAAGTACAGTTTAATTAA
- a CDS encoding TRAP transporter large permease, translating into MISPIFLFYFMTFLIIGVPVLFALGLSPIITFIQDDQVLFINMLYQRLYSGLDNFLLLALPFFMLAGECMSSGGITPRIISFAQTRVQHLRGGLGHVVIIASTLFGALTGSAVAATSAIGNMLIPEMTKYKYNKAYAAALTAAATVLGTIIPPSGIMLIYAFVMNTSVAAMFLSGIVPGLIFCLGLMLVNRIQIRKYPDVQPFERASKEERRKSFKMAILPLMTPVIILGGIYGGIFTPTEAAAVAVLYAIILSVYILKVSDIKATYALFSKVAVNAAAILIIVAAASGFASAISFSGISNSVAAFFNGVTDNPYMLFFIINIFLFVVGMFLDAGPAILIFAPIIAPIMIAAGIDPVHFGVVMVCNLSIGLATPPMGLVLFVASGVSGVPLQQISKAIIPFLAMEFLIIFLISFFPSLVIGLPQLLGVM; encoded by the coding sequence TCAGGTTCTGTTTATCAATATGCTGTACCAGAGACTCTACTCTGGTCTGGATAACTTCCTGCTACTTGCTCTGCCTTTCTTTATGCTGGCGGGTGAGTGTATGTCCAGCGGTGGCATTACACCTCGTATCATCTCTTTCGCTCAGACTCGTGTACAGCATCTGCGCGGCGGCCTAGGTCATGTTGTTATTATCGCCTCTACCTTGTTTGGTGCCCTTACCGGCTCAGCGGTAGCCGCGACATCAGCAATCGGTAATATGCTGATCCCTGAAATGACCAAGTATAAGTACAACAAAGCGTATGCGGCAGCTCTGACAGCGGCAGCAACGGTACTTGGTACCATTATCCCGCCATCAGGTATCATGCTGATCTATGCGTTCGTAATGAACACATCTGTAGCAGCAATGTTCTTATCAGGTATCGTACCGGGACTTATTTTCTGCCTGGGCCTGATGTTGGTAAACCGTATTCAGATCCGTAAGTACCCTGACGTACAACCATTTGAGAGAGCAAGTAAAGAAGAGCGTCGTAAGAGCTTTAAGATGGCTATCCTGCCGCTGATGACTCCGGTTATCATTCTGGGTGGTATCTATGGTGGTATCTTCACACCAACTGAAGCGGCTGCTGTAGCTGTGCTTTACGCCATCATTCTTTCTGTCTACATCCTTAAAGTCAGTGATATCAAGGCAACTTACGCACTGTTCTCTAAAGTTGCCGTTAATGCTGCTGCGATTCTTATTATCGTTGCTGCGGCCAGTGGTTTTGCCTCTGCAATCAGCTTCTCAGGTATCTCAAACAGCGTTGCTGCCTTCTTTAACGGCGTAACAGACAACCCTTATATGCTGTTCTTTATCATCAACATATTCCTGTTCGTTGTGGGTATGTTCCTTGATGCGGGACCTGCAATCCTTATCTTCGCTCCAATCATTGCCCCAATTATGATTGCAGCAGGAATCGACCCAGTACACTTCGGTGTGGTGATGGTATGTAACCTGTCTATCGGGTTAGCGACACCACCAATGGGGCTGGTACTTTTCGTTGCCTCAGGTGTATCCGGAGTACCACTACAGCAAATTTCGAAGGCGATTATTCCGTTCCTTGCAATGGAGTTCCTAATCATCTTCTTAATCTCATTCTTCCCATCGCTGGTTATCGGTTTACCGCAGCTACTTGGGGTTATGTAG